The nucleotide sequence ctgcttatattgtaatatctgcttatattgcaatatctgctgatattgcaatttacatGATTTTGCGCACTATGTTCGACAACGGACAGTATTCGATTACGCGATTATGCAAGATGAGACAATAGGCGGTAGTATTTGCCGGTACATTCTCTTTACAGTCAAATTCTATTCGCacatccacggtggcgctCTTGACAGATTCGTTTTGTCGCGAGCAATCAATGACAACAAAAGGTCCTTTTGTCAGGAATGTAACCACGGTGCAAAACGTATCCAAGTAGTCGCATCCGTAATAAGCTTTACGAAAACGCGCATACATATCGAAAAGGACGGCGTATCGATTTTTGCCAAAATTCAGATTCATGTTATCGTACGGATAAAATTCAGagtttagataaagtttcacGTTGGTCAAGTTACAGTCATCGAATACGCTAACATCTTGCGACATGATATTCTTGCGCCCGGTCTGCAGCGCAAAGATAACGTACCGCGGCTTCTCCAGCTGAGTCGCCGTTTTGACGGCCCACTAATGCTTGGTCGTGTTCTGCAACATGGGGTACTCGTGcagatcccacgaacggaaacTAACACTAAGATATCGCCCGCTTTCCAAGGCCCGTAGCATGGATAGCTTATTGATCTCGTTTAATGTGACGTGAAGCattcgccactgtattttaaacaattcaatTTCCGGCTTCGTCGCCGGATTTCCTACAATGCAATTGTTATCGCTGCGCGctcgtatcaaaattaattcgtgacgagcgtaacaaccacgcgtttgtaatcctcgcaaaaGTCCAACAATGTGTTGAGCGGTacgcaaaagttgaaatatccTTCCGGGGATAAAATGTCCCATCCagcattttgcataatttttgctTTGTCATTTGTAAACGATACATAGTTCTTAATGGTACTGGTTATACCAACGTTTCTGTTGCGATCAATCTCCACGCCATTGAGCTCATATCGAATTTTATCAAACATGAACGCCACGCAATTATTCGCAAGCGTTGCCACAGACtcgtcattttttctctttatcgtCAATCTTCCTTCAACGTAGAGAAAGCTCTCGCACGGCAACGTGTATAAATCTTGCTGTTATATGGGTATTCTTATCTCATCGTTATGTCCAAacgttgtgttggcgtacggACTGTACGTGTGTGTTTCAATCTTGACGACGCTGTCGTCAAAGATCGGTTCACCTCCAATCTTTAAGATATTAGCCATTTTGTAAGACAAAACccaataatttcaaaaattcaacgtTCGACGCAGTGAGTTTTTTCTTTGGCGATCGGATCGTCTCtctaattttgtttctcgTCTGTTGCACCTGCTCAGCTTTGTTCAGTACGAGCATCTCACGTTATTGCTGTCGTCTTCGTACATGCAGTCTAacggtgatctcttctccgcgaaaatcaatcaatcgaCCGTCCTGATCCACGACGCGAAGCGTCAAGTCCGAAATGCTCCGTACGATGATCGGAAGGTAAATAATCTGTGCTggcgtttccgatatcttatatcctgGTGGCACGCTCGGTGAAAACTCGTGTATCGTGTGCACGTACTTGTCGCTGCTGTACGCACCCGCGGTCACGTTACACTCTATGCGAataatgtttacgttgatGATATTTAGCGGAACATTCGATTTGTGCCATTGTCGCGACTCCAGCACGCGATTCGCTGAAAATCCCAGCAGCGATCCAATGTTGTTcggttttgtaaaatttatccgataagcgcacttgatctcgctcttcatcgtattgttATTAGCACGAATAATAATCAATGGGTGCGGTTCATCTTCGTTTGTCGACACATTATTGGATTGGTCCCATAAAAGAGCGCGTTTCAGATACATGTCTATATCACGCAGTTTGTACGATCCTTCGGGAATGGTAATCtccttgtcgtcgtcgtcgtcatagtAGAATTTATTGTTCGACGAATTTACATTCGGTATCGTGTGATAGGTTTCAAAATCTATTAGACCGAGCTCGTAATCGCCATCGCTCAAATCCACGGCGGGAAAGTAGCTTACCGCGAGGATGCTGCTCTTGCCGGTGAGCGTAAATGTCAGTGACATGTTTGAATAAATACTGAGATTAAACAGCGTAACGCCGGTCTTTAAATTGATTGTCAACCGACTGTAGAAAACTCAGACACAGTTGTCCGCAATTGCTCTGATCGTATCGCTGATAAGGCATGCGATTGTACTCTATTAAATTGTTCTTTAGATACTGCGCCAATTCTCTCGGTGGTCGAAGATTGCcaaaactgtcgaaatatatgGCACGATCTCCCCTCTTCGCGTACGCCACCCAGTGAGTACCCGGTCCCTCAGTATTATCCAAATTCACGATATTGCTCTGGTTTTGACGTATACCGCCGATCGGTAGCGAGTCGCGCATGAAAATACTTCTAAAATATGGAATGCGCATACGTTTTGCCAACTGTTGCAGTTGTACATTGGTGGTTACACCCTTGGGGATTTTTAGCGTTTcttcgacgtttttttttcttgagaCTCCCCGTCCGCGTTTGTACGaagcgagataaagtccgtgaccttccatggcgcgattgtgacgttgcatcTCTTTCATCTGACGTCGCGCGGCTTTGTTATTATTCACGACCTTTGCGACTCCCGCGCTCCGCCGATCAACGAGCCGAGAACCCCTAATAACGGCAGGATCAGTAGGATACCGCCGCGTTTCGCTACCGGAAGTATTCGCttggtcttcttctttttcttagtTTTCAAACCCATACCGAATTTCGTTTTAGCCTTCATGGCCGCCCAGATGGCTGTAGCcgcagctctctctctccgaaAGTCGAATCGTTCGTGGTAACACGTTTTCGCGCTTTCGCGGCGAGTATATTTTCTGCCACGTGTCGTTCTGTGAGATCGTTGCTACGCGAGTAGGCTATATCGTGTTCGCGACACGCTGCGTCCAATGGATTAATACCTCGATCACCTCTTGCAAATCGTGTTTCTAAACGAGTTCCCGGACCGCAAAATTGATAGCCGGGGATATGTAATTCGATCGGAAGCGCGTTTATCGCGCAATTCAACAGACCTCGACCTATCTTCGGCGACATTTGCCGTAGTTTTTTATCAACGGCGGCGGACCGTCGATGTGCGTTTGCTGACACggcaaattataatgtattaaacaaCGCCGATATTGCTGAACTTCCGAATCTGCCTTGATATGTTCGGGAAGCTTATCCCACAAATAATCTATGTGATTATAAAACTGTCGTAGTAAAATGACCTTTGGTATATACTTTAACTGCTCGGCGGttaaatcgtaaatatcgCTGTTATCCGACACgagcaaaaacattttaacgACTGAGCATCTCAGCTCTACGCGCCTCTATAAATAGGCCAGCTTTCtcgatattgttttttattcgttGTGGAGGGGAGGTAAAATGCGGTTCGTACGACAATCGCGGACGATCAAAGTAACAAACTTTGACGATAGGATGCAATTAACGAAAGAGGTACGCAAACATGGAGGCATGCTACCGATTTCTATACGCGGTATCATCTGCGGTCCGTCGAATTGCGGCAAGACAAACGTCTTGATAAGCTTCCTGGAAAGTCCGCCACGGCGTACGTTTCGAGAACGTGTATGTGTACTCAAAATTGTTGCAACaaccgaaatatcgatatttggaGAATATATTAACACCGATAGAAGAGATTGGCTACTTTACGTTCTCGaataacagtgacgtcattccGCCGAGCGAGGTGCTcccgaattctatttttatctttgatgacGTGGCGTGCGACAGCAGGATACAATAAGAGAATACTTTGCAATGGGCCGGCACGCGGACGTTGactctttctatctttatcaGACGTATGCAGATACCGAAGCAtcttatacgcgacaacgcgaatttattgattatgttTAAACAGGATGGTACCAATCTGAAACACATATACAACGATCACGTAAATACAGATATGTCTTACGATGATTTCAGTAAATTGTGTCATACGTGTTGGCAACAAAAGTACGGATTCGtggtgatagacaaggacacCGCGATTTCGAATGgtcgatacagaaaaggatttaacgaCTTTGCGATACCAAAACGTGGTTAGTTGTTGTCGACGCGTTGATTGAACAACATTATCGTAACATGGACAGCAGCGACGAAATtagagagcgcgagaggatAGCAAATCAAATTGCGAAAACAAGCAATTTGATTCGCCAAAAGTATCACGCCTTGAAAACTGGTAAAATGGAGGAAGATATCGCGTTGGAGAAACACTTTAAACCTATCATCGAGCCTCTAAGGCAGATTGCCGAAAACACCGTTGGCAAAGAATCTGATGTGTCAAATATTGAGAATGAAACGGCGTGGGAAGACGAAGAGCTGAAGCTCAAACGACAACGACCAAACGCCTCGTTTAACGACTCTGTAATGGTTTCAACTCCGGTTACGTTGAAACGATCGATAAATGTGCCATCTAATTTGAGCAAAATAACCAAAATTTTACAACCGCGTAAAGCGAAACAATCGAAAGATCCATTGAATAAACTACTGATAACCTCTGCACCTTCCGTACAACCCGCAATGCTCAAATCACTCGCAAACAAAGATGTTTTCGAAACCACGAATGACCCACTCGTGAAGTCCGTTCGACAGAAGTTGCAAACACCTGAGGGTCAAGAAACGTTGCGAGATTGGGTTCATTGAGCCAAAAGTACGTCGGGGCAGTTCTGAGCGGCGATGAAGAAAGCGGTATAGACACCAAGTACGGCGTTTATTTCAGCAACGATGGAATgatgctcggtaataaacgttttgacgtgAACCACGCGGACAAGATAATTATCGACGGCATACGATACAATGGCACACGCGGTCTTTACGAGTTgatctttaagaaatatccCGATGTCGATATCTACACGGAGGACGATATGCAAGCGTACAAGAGTATTCTGTTGATGACGAATGCTCATAAACGCAATTATGATGCTCACTTTCAAATAAAGGGCAACAGGGGATAcaagtacatacatataatcgCACCGTTGATTTCGGGTAAAAAAGTTGGAAAAGGTATACCGCGTGCCATGACATTAAACGGCAATAAGATCGACCATATAATTGCATCGTCGATTTCGggtaaaaaagctggaaaagGTATACCGCGTGCCATGACATTAAACGACAACAAGATCGACTGTGTTCATTGGGACGATCCCAACGAGCTTGTAGATCGTCTCCGATTGCTCGAAGCTTCGCGCCTAGCGGGTCACACCGGTTACGATAACGAGATCTTGTCGATTATCAAGAAACTTTGCGAGGCTagacttattataaattaaatggcGCGACAGCGATCCGTTCAATCAACATCAAAATGCTGATCAACAAGTTTGGTATATCGCTCGGAAGAGGCGGTGCGGAACCGTACTATCAATGGAGCGGATTAATCAGAAATTACGTGCGCGATAACGCTCTTTGCATGGTCGCCACCGACTTTGACGCGAAATCGCGCAAGATTCGACGGATAGCGCCGCCTGTAGCCTgtgcaaattttgaaagatcgGCAGGATGAATTCGAGAGAAAGATGGCCGCATTCCAGAATAACGTGCAAATTACCTTAAACGAACTTCAAAAGATGATTCAAGATGTAATTGTGAATCATCGCGAATAGATAAGAACGCGCATCTGATCTCTGCGTCAGTTGCGCGCCATCGTCATGGCTAGTAAGAAGCAATCAGCTGAGAAACGGCGGCTGGTGAAAAAATTACACGCTCctgcgagaagaaatttttcgcGAAGACGCGTCATAGTGCGCGGATACGATGACCTGTGGCAGGCGGATGTGGTCGAGATGCGTCCATACACGCGATTCAACAGAGGTTACCATTACATACTCACCGTTATCGACGTGCTGAGCAACCACGCATGGGCCGTACCGCTCAAGGCCAAGAGCGGACCCGAGGTTACTACGgcgattgcaaaaataatttgagacGGCGGAAGATGTCCGAACAATCTGCAGACTGAcaagagaaaagaattttacaacgcCAACGTGCAGAAACTCTTGAAGAAACATAATATCAAACACTATTCGACCTATTCCGTAATGAAGGCATCGGTCGTCGAACGATACAATGGCACGCTCAAGAACGAcatgtggaaaatgtttacgcgCAATGGAAATTACAAATGGATCGACTCGCTGCCAAGTCTCGTAtcggattacaacgcgcgAAAGCATCGAACTATCGGCATGCGACCCATCGATGTTacccccgcgatcgccgaCAAACTCCTAAAAACGGTATACAGCCACGTAAAGATCGCTGCTCCCGCGCGATTCAAAGTGGGCGACTCGGTACGCGTGAGTAAATTCAAGACAATCTTTGAGAAAGGATACACGCCAAATTGGACCACGGAGGTGTTTAGAATCGTCAAAGTGCAGAAAACTAATCCTGTGACGTATCTGTTGGAAGATTCCTGCGGAAAACCCATCGCCGGCGGCTTCTACGAATACGAGTTACATCGCGTTGCTAATCCCGACGTATATctcgttgaaaaagttttgcgcAAAAGGGGGGATGAGGTTTATGTAAAGTGGTTAGGATTTGATAATTCACACAATTCATGGATACAcaagaataatgtattgtgtaaaaatttattacaatatatagttatttgtgtaactagtgctgtaagatgaaagtacccgggaattttcatctttacgcacggcttgcacaccctattttatgttgcaagtgcctgaaaagtggtctatcacgcacgcgtagcgtgcgtaatgggccacttttcatgcacgtgttgcataaaaaaacatattatacatacaaatgagtcatttattttcctaaatatctaaatataattacaatatttacaatggtattttATAAAGTTCCCATGGCAGCGTCTCGGTAGAACCGGGTATAATGTATCGCTTATCGTCGTACGGACTTAGAGCTATTTTTGTTTCGGACACGGTGTACACCTCGTGTTGTTTGGATCTTATGCAAGCCTGCTGTTGcgtcatttcaatttcgtcgcgCAGACATCGCgtgtaatcgtcgaacgttatCG is from Temnothorax longispinosus isolate EJ_2023e chromosome 10, Tlon_JGU_v1, whole genome shotgun sequence and encodes:
- the LOC139820411 gene encoding uncharacterized protein, which codes for MLINKFGISLGRGGAEPYYQWSGLIRNYVRDNALCMVATDFDAKSRKIRRIAPPLRAIVMASKKQSAEKRRLVKKLHAPARRNFSRRRVIVRGYDDLWQADVVEMRPYTRFNRGYHYILTVIDVLSNHAWAVPLKAKSGPETDKRKEFYNANVQKLLKKHNIKHYSTYSVMKASVVERYNGTLKNDMWKMFTRNGNYKWIDSLPSLVSDYNARKHRTIGMRPIDVTPAIADKLLKTVYSHVKIAAPARFKVGDSVRVSKFKTIFEKGYTPNWTTEVFRIVKVQKTNPVTYLLEDSCGKPIAGGFYEYELHRVANPDVYLVEKVLQ